A genomic region of Antennarius striatus isolate MH-2024 chromosome 16, ASM4005453v1, whole genome shotgun sequence contains the following coding sequences:
- the ndufa4a gene encoding cytochrome c oxidase subunit NDUFA4L: protein MSMIGTVSKQLKNHPALIPLFVFIGGGTVMSMLYLARLGLRNPDVCWDRKNNPEPWNKLAPTYQYKFYAVNTDYSKLTKQGPDF from the exons ATGTCGATGATAGGCACAGTCAGTAAACAACTTAAAAACCATCCAGCT CTGATCCCCCTCTTTGTCTTCATCGGCGGGGGGACAGTCATGTCTATGCTGTACCTCGCTCGTCTGGGTCTGAGAAACCCAGATGTCTG CTGGGATCGTAAGAACAACCCGGAGCCCTGGAACAAACTGGCACCCACTTACCAGTACAAG ttttacgCAGTCAACACTGACTACAGCAAGCTGACCAAGCAAGGCCCTGACTTCTAA
- the fam117aa gene encoding protein FAM117A isoform X1, which yields MSGRSAAVPRGCSNPSLQPLRATVPYQLQRGPALLCREVTTADRTAARPPKPTIRRTLSLDAIVGPYLQGQWPREGEGMAVTCVNDKATQTPSSWADETRGRRSGGGHKRSASWGSAEHLREVAKLRHQLQKRSRHAPPSAGHEPHPQPLPPSGHAAGVTQTMPRVPLNRLAPRLRRSVEGLNLELEEVFVSEKPDDQHELLDIPDGHRAPVPAQRCSSGSQSEPSPGPLDPSLISPSQSPCPLDPSLLSPSNSPGPLNASLLTPSQSPCPMGEAEPVDCETPCLSPSATLPSFALDPPLLRSSSSSSSSSPRPNKTHSFQREPPEGCERVRVCEETLSVCQDEPLHQPSCPDPNKVNFTPHGGSAFCPVSLLKPLLPSMDLLFRGLSVSPVTGCPGQASPTRHLGMQ from the exons ATGTCGGGCAGAAGTGCAGCAGTTCCTCGGGGGTGCAGCAACCCCAGCCTGCAGCCCCTCCGGGCCACCGTCCCGTACCAGCTCCAGAGGGGACCCGCTCTCCTCTGCAGAGAGGTCACCAcgg ctgacaggACCGCCGCCCGCCCACCGAAGCCCACCATTCGCCGAACCCTTTCCCTGGACGCCATCGTTGGACCCTACCTGCAGGGACAGTGGCCCAGAGAGGGGGAGGGCATGGCCGTCACCTGCGTGAACGACAAAGCCACACAG ACTCCAAGTTCCTGGGCGGATGAGACGCGAGGAAGGAGAAGCGGCGGCGGGCACAAGCGCTCGGCATCATGGGGCAGCGCCGAGCACCTGAGGGAG GTGGCCAAACTCAGACACCAGTTGCAGAAGCGCTCCCGTCACGCCCCGCCCTCGGCGGGACACGAGCCCCACCCCCAGCCTCTGCCGCCATCGGGTCACGCGGCGGGCGTCACTCAG ACGATGCCCCGAGTGCCCCTGAACAGACTGGCCCCCCGTCTGCGGCGCAGCGTGGAAGGCCTGaacctggagctggaggaggtgtttgTTTCTGAGAAACCTGACGACCAGCACGAG CTTTTGGATATCCCGGACGGCCACCGGGCCCCCGTCCCTGCCCAGAGGTGCAGCAGTGGCTCTCAGAGCGAGCCCTCCCCGGGGCCCCTGGACCCTTCCCTGATCTCTCCGTCTCAGTCCCCCTGTCCTCTGGACCCGTCGCTGCTGTCGCCCTCAAATTCCCCCGGTCCGCTGAACGCATCTCTTCTGACTCCATCGCAGTCGCCGTGCCCCATGGGAGAAGCAG AGCCGGTGGATTGTGAGACCCCGTGTCTCTCTCCGTCAGCGACACTCCCGTCGTTTGCACTGGATCCTCCTCTGTtgcgctcctcctcctcctcctcctcttcctcacctcgaCCCAACAAAACTCACTCCTTCCAGCGCGAGCCACCGGAAGGCTGTGAACGAGTACGAGTGTGTGAGGAGACGCT atcCGTCTGTCAGGATGAACCTCTCCACCAGCCATCCTGCCCTGACCCCAATAAAGTCAACTTCACACCCCATGGAGGCTCCGCTTTCTGCCCCGTCAGTCTTCTGAAGCCTCTCCTGCCCTCCATGGACCTCCTCTTTCGTGGCCTGTCAGTGTCTCCAGTCACCGGCTGCCCAGGCCAGGCATCTCCCACAAGGCACCTGGGTATGCAGTAG
- the slc35b1 gene encoding solute carrier family 35 member B1 produces MAVGKGAGKPPSLWDNMRLRFVVCFLGVFVCYFYYGILQETITRGNYVQGDQKEKFRFARTLVCIQCIISAVFAKILIQCFQKSKPDHTQSWLYGLCSLSYLGAMVSSNSALQYVNYPTQVLGKSCKPIPVMLLGVTILRKKYPLAKYLCVLLIVSGVALFLYKPNKSSTVSEEHVFGFGEFLLLVSLTLDGLTGVAQDHMRGHFQTSANHMMLNINLWSTLVLGLVILFTGELWDFLSFTDRYPSIIYNILLFGLTSALGQTFIFMTVVNFGPLTCSIVTTTRKFFTILGSVIFFGNVMTSMQWVGTVLVFLGLGLDAKFGKTLKKTH; encoded by the exons ATGGCCGTGGGAAAGGGAGCCGGGAAGCCGCCGTCTCTGTGGGACAACATGCGGCTACGGTTCGTGGTTTGCTTCCTGGGAGTCTTTGTTTGCTACTTTTACTACGGAATATTACAAGAGACCAT CACTCGGGGTAATTATGTTCAAGGAGACCAAAAGGAGAAATTCAGATTCGCACGGACATTGGTCTGCATCCAGTGCATTATAAGTGCTGTGTTTGCAAAGATCT TGATCCAGTGTTTTCAGAAGTCCAAGCCAGATCACACCCAGAGCTGGCTCTACGGTCTATGCTCCCTCTCTTATCTTGGAGCCATGGTGTCCAGCAACTCtgcactgcagtatgtcaactACCCCACACAG GTGTTGGGGAAATCCTGCAAGCCCATACCAG TGATGTTGCTGGGTGTGACAATACTGAGGAAGAAGTACCCACTAGCAAAGTATCTGTGTGTTTTGCTTATTGTGAGCGGCGTAGCTTTGTTCCTCTACAAACCGAACAAGAGCTCAACCGTCTCGGAGGAGCACGTTTTTGGGTTTGGAGAGTTTCTTTTG CTGGTCTCGCTGACACTGGACGGTTTGACCGGTGTCGCCCAAGACCACATGAGGGGTCACTTCCAGACGAGCGCCAACCACATGATGCTAAACATCAACCTGTGGTCCACTCTGGTGCTCGGATTGG TCATTCTGTTTACTGGAGAGCTGTGGGATTTCCTCAGTTTTACCGATCGCTACCCGAGCATCATCTACAACATTCTCCTGTTCGGGCTTACCAGCGCTTTAGGCCAG ACCTTCATCTTTATGACGGTGGTGAATTTCGGGCCTCTGACCTGTTCCATTGTCACCACCACAAGGAAGTTCTTCACCATCCTCGGCTCTGTTATCTTCTTTGGCAACGTAATGACTTCCATGCAGTGGGTTGGCACTGTCCTGGTGTTCCTTG GTCTTGGATTGGACGCTAAATTTGGCAAAACCCTCAAGAAGACACACTAA
- the fam117aa gene encoding protein FAM117B isoform X2: MDCQAAAADQTLPGRRSRVNVKKSTPSSWADETRGRRSGGGHKRSASWGSAEHLREVAKLRHQLQKRSRHAPPSAGHEPHPQPLPPSGHAAGVTQTMPRVPLNRLAPRLRRSVEGLNLELEEVFVSEKPDDQHELLDIPDGHRAPVPAQRCSSGSQSEPSPGPLDPSLISPSQSPCPLDPSLLSPSNSPGPLNASLLTPSQSPCPMGEAEPVDCETPCLSPSATLPSFALDPPLLRSSSSSSSSSPRPNKTHSFQREPPEGCERVRVCEETLSVCQDEPLHQPSCPDPNKVNFTPHGGSAFCPVSLLKPLLPSMDLLFRGLSVSPVTGCPGQASPTRHLGMQ; this comes from the exons ATGGACTGCCAGGCGGCCGCCGCTGACCAGACGCTCCCCGGCAGAAGATCCAGAGTCAACGTGAAGAAATCG ACTCCAAGTTCCTGGGCGGATGAGACGCGAGGAAGGAGAAGCGGCGGCGGGCACAAGCGCTCGGCATCATGGGGCAGCGCCGAGCACCTGAGGGAG GTGGCCAAACTCAGACACCAGTTGCAGAAGCGCTCCCGTCACGCCCCGCCCTCGGCGGGACACGAGCCCCACCCCCAGCCTCTGCCGCCATCGGGTCACGCGGCGGGCGTCACTCAG ACGATGCCCCGAGTGCCCCTGAACAGACTGGCCCCCCGTCTGCGGCGCAGCGTGGAAGGCCTGaacctggagctggaggaggtgtttgTTTCTGAGAAACCTGACGACCAGCACGAG CTTTTGGATATCCCGGACGGCCACCGGGCCCCCGTCCCTGCCCAGAGGTGCAGCAGTGGCTCTCAGAGCGAGCCCTCCCCGGGGCCCCTGGACCCTTCCCTGATCTCTCCGTCTCAGTCCCCCTGTCCTCTGGACCCGTCGCTGCTGTCGCCCTCAAATTCCCCCGGTCCGCTGAACGCATCTCTTCTGACTCCATCGCAGTCGCCGTGCCCCATGGGAGAAGCAG AGCCGGTGGATTGTGAGACCCCGTGTCTCTCTCCGTCAGCGACACTCCCGTCGTTTGCACTGGATCCTCCTCTGTtgcgctcctcctcctcctcctcctcttcctcacctcgaCCCAACAAAACTCACTCCTTCCAGCGCGAGCCACCGGAAGGCTGTGAACGAGTACGAGTGTGTGAGGAGACGCT atcCGTCTGTCAGGATGAACCTCTCCACCAGCCATCCTGCCCTGACCCCAATAAAGTCAACTTCACACCCCATGGAGGCTCCGCTTTCTGCCCCGTCAGTCTTCTGAAGCCTCTCCTGCCCTCCATGGACCTCCTCTTTCGTGGCCTGTCAGTGTCTCCAGTCACCGGCTGCCCAGGCCAGGCATCTCCCACAAGGCACCTGGGTATGCAGTAG